Proteins from one Chitinophaga oryzae genomic window:
- a CDS encoding alpha-ketoacid dehydrogenase subunit alpha/beta, whose translation MFKDSTSVSTLKAGTNGQHGKRSELAELLAAYRWMCQAGRMADTYEANRAICKYVHSTSRGHEAIQIATGMQLQPWDFASPYYRDESMLLAMGFEPYELMLQLLAKADDPFSGGRSYYNHPNSRRPDKPRIPHQSSATGMQVIPATGMAQGVQYLETIHAQLPAGPNGELPVVLCSLGDGSVTEGEVSEAFQFAVLKQLPVIYLIQDNDWGISVTAAEARAMDAYEYAAGFKGLERMRVDGSDFTASYAAMETAIGYVRQERKPILVQAHVPLLGHHTSGVRKEWYRTAEDLQKHAANDPVPKLRALLLKHGVTEAALQEIERTAAEDIEAAFTAAVKAAEPAPDTVREHVFAPTPVTQETGTRTPANGNKVVMVDAALHAVEEIMQQYPEAIFFGQDVGKRLGGVFREAATLGDKFGDHRVYNTAIQEAYIIGATAGLSATGVKPIVEIQFADYIYPGFNQLVTEISKSCYLSQGKFPVQTLIRVPIGAYGGGGPYHSGSIESTLLSIKGIKVVYPSNAADMKGLLKAAFLDPNPVVMLEHKGLYWSKVPGTQEAMTIEPAADYVLPLGKANVVLQAHPKDVQRGESVCIITYGMGVYWARAAARAFPGNVEIVDLRTLFPLDEELVFQTVRKHGKCLLLTEEQLNNSFMQALAGRIQKECFRQLDAPVHMLGALDLPAVALNTGLEAAMLPNAAKVEAMIKELMSY comes from the coding sequence GTGTTTAAAGATAGTACAAGCGTTTCAACTTTAAAAGCCGGTACTAACGGCCAGCACGGGAAGAGGAGCGAGCTGGCGGAGTTACTGGCGGCCTACCGATGGATGTGCCAGGCGGGCCGCATGGCCGACACCTATGAAGCCAACCGGGCGATATGCAAATATGTACATTCCACCTCCCGGGGGCATGAGGCCATACAGATAGCTACCGGCATGCAGTTACAGCCATGGGACTTTGCCAGTCCGTACTACCGCGACGAGAGCATGCTGCTGGCCATGGGCTTCGAGCCGTATGAGCTGATGCTGCAGCTGCTGGCCAAAGCAGACGACCCTTTTTCCGGTGGCAGGTCTTACTACAACCATCCCAACAGCCGGCGGCCCGATAAGCCCCGGATCCCCCACCAGAGCAGCGCCACCGGCATGCAGGTAATACCCGCCACGGGCATGGCGCAGGGGGTACAGTATCTCGAAACCATTCATGCGCAACTGCCTGCAGGCCCCAACGGTGAACTGCCGGTAGTGCTTTGTTCGCTGGGCGACGGCAGCGTAACGGAAGGAGAGGTCAGCGAAGCGTTCCAGTTTGCCGTGCTGAAACAACTGCCGGTCATCTATCTTATACAGGACAACGACTGGGGCATCTCTGTCACCGCCGCGGAAGCCCGCGCAATGGACGCCTACGAATATGCCGCCGGCTTCAAAGGGCTGGAACGCATGCGGGTAGACGGCAGCGACTTTACGGCCAGCTACGCCGCCATGGAAACGGCCATCGGCTACGTACGGCAGGAACGCAAGCCTATCCTCGTACAGGCCCATGTGCCGCTGCTGGGACATCATACCTCCGGCGTAAGAAAGGAGTGGTACCGCACGGCGGAAGACCTGCAAAAACATGCGGCCAACGACCCGGTACCCAAATTAAGGGCGCTGCTGCTGAAACATGGTGTGACGGAAGCTGCGCTGCAGGAAATAGAACGGACAGCGGCGGAAGATATCGAAGCGGCCTTCACGGCAGCGGTGAAAGCGGCAGAACCAGCCCCCGACACGGTGCGGGAGCACGTGTTTGCCCCCACCCCCGTTACACAGGAAACAGGAACACGTACGCCTGCCAACGGTAATAAAGTGGTGATGGTAGACGCAGCGCTGCACGCGGTGGAAGAAATCATGCAGCAATACCCCGAAGCTATCTTCTTTGGGCAGGACGTCGGTAAAAGACTGGGGGGCGTATTCCGCGAAGCGGCTACCCTTGGCGATAAATTCGGGGATCACCGGGTGTACAACACGGCGATCCAGGAAGCCTATATCATCGGCGCAACGGCAGGCCTGTCGGCCACCGGCGTAAAACCCATCGTGGAAATACAGTTTGCAGACTATATCTATCCGGGATTTAATCAGCTGGTAACGGAGATCTCCAAATCCTGCTACCTGAGCCAGGGTAAATTTCCGGTACAGACGCTCATCAGGGTGCCTATCGGCGCCTATGGCGGCGGCGGCCCCTATCATTCCGGCAGTATCGAATCCACCCTGCTGAGCATTAAAGGCATCAAAGTGGTGTACCCTTCCAATGCCGCCGATATGAAAGGCCTGCTCAAAGCGGCATTTCTGGACCCTAACCCGGTCGTGATGCTGGAGCATAAAGGACTTTACTGGAGCAAGGTACCCGGCACCCAGGAAGCCATGACCATAGAACCGGCGGCAGACTATGTGCTGCCACTTGGAAAAGCCAATGTGGTACTACAGGCGCATCCGAAAGACGTACAACGCGGAGAATCTGTCTGCATCATCACCTACGGCATGGGCGTATACTGGGCCAGGGCGGCAGCCCGTGCATTTCCGGGCAACGTGGAAATCGTGGACCTGCGTACCCTCTTCCCGCTGGATGAAGAGCTGGTATTCCAGACCGTCCGTAAACATGGTAAATGCCTGTTGCTGACGGAAGAACAGCTGAACAATTCCTTTATGCAGGCGCTGGCCGGACGTATCCAGAAAGAATGTTTCAGACAGCTGGACGCCCCGGTACATATGCTGGGAGCGCTGGACCTGCCCGCAGTGGCGCTTAACACGGGCCTCGAAGCGGCGATGCTGCCCAACGCCGCCAAGGTAGAGGCCATGATAAAAGAGCTGATGTCCTACTGA
- a CDS encoding MarR family winged helix-turn-helix transcriptional regulator yields the protein MADTFVNNPSFFKLDATLKKLRNYWQKMFDSRQMDITVDQWLLVENLYKHKKTTHNELARNTSKDITTISRIIELLVKKGLVKREADTYDRRKIYLQLTPDGTEKYKEVKPLVHEMRKTGWKSLTEADYTELTRILDTIYNNIPTKV from the coding sequence ATGGCTGATACTTTTGTCAATAATCCCTCTTTTTTTAAGCTGGATGCGACCCTGAAAAAACTGCGCAACTATTGGCAGAAAATGTTCGATTCCCGCCAGATGGACATCACGGTGGACCAGTGGCTGCTGGTGGAGAATCTGTACAAGCATAAAAAAACGACCCATAACGAGCTGGCCCGTAATACCTCCAAGGATATTACTACCATCTCCCGTATTATTGAGTTATTGGTAAAAAAAGGGCTGGTAAAGCGGGAAGCCGATACCTATGACCGGCGAAAAATATATCTCCAGCTGACGCCGGACGGAACGGAAAAATACAAGGAAGTGAAGCCGTTGGTGCATGAAATGCGGAAGACAGGCTGGAAATCGCTGACAGAAGCGGACTATACGGAGTTAACCAGGATACTGGACACTATCTATAATAATATCCCCACGAAAGTTTGA
- a CDS encoding fumarylacetoacetate hydrolase family protein yields MKIICVGRNYADHAKELKNEVPTEPVLFMKPKNALLQNGHPFYYPEFTTNLHYECELVLRVSKNGKHIQEKFADKYYDKISVGIDFTARDLQDKQKAKGLPWEIAKAFDNSAIVGSFIPITPEMDKKDINFCLYKNKTLVQQGNTKDLLFSFDFLVSYISKFFTLNIGDLIFTGTPVGVGPTAIGDTFEAFIENDSLLEFAVK; encoded by the coding sequence ATGAAAATTATTTGCGTAGGCAGGAACTATGCCGACCATGCCAAAGAACTGAAAAATGAGGTGCCCACTGAGCCGGTGTTGTTCATGAAACCCAAGAACGCCCTGCTGCAAAATGGCCACCCTTTTTATTATCCGGAGTTTACCACCAACCTGCATTACGAATGTGAACTCGTACTGCGCGTCAGCAAAAACGGCAAACATATTCAGGAAAAATTCGCAGATAAATATTACGATAAAATCTCTGTGGGGATCGATTTCACAGCGCGCGATTTACAGGATAAACAAAAAGCCAAAGGCCTGCCCTGGGAAATCGCCAAAGCCTTTGATAACTCCGCCATCGTGGGCTCTTTTATCCCCATCACACCGGAGATGGATAAAAAGGATATTAACTTCTGCCTGTATAAAAACAAAACACTGGTGCAACAGGGCAATACCAAAGACCTCCTGTTCTCTTTCGACTTTCTCGTTTCCTATATTTCCAAATTCTTTACCCTTAACATCGGCGACCTGATCTTTACCGGTACGCCTGTGGGAGTAGGCCCTACCGCTATCGGGGACACTTTTGAGGCGTTCATCGAAAACGACAGCCTGCTGGAATTTGCCGTTAAATAA
- the pth gene encoding aminoacyl-tRNA hydrolase — protein sequence MKYLIAGLGNIGQEYRHTRHNIGFDVADAFVAKHNGSFDNDRLAEVAECKWKGKTFIVIKPTTYMNLSGRAVKYWMDKEKIALENLLVIMDELALPLDVLRLRPGGSDAGHNGLKSIQESLGTNQYPRLRFGIGNDYAKGRQADFVLGKWKPAEVAVVQQKINACCDIIESFAGIGLARTMNEYNKMTFPL from the coding sequence ATGAAATACCTGATCGCCGGTTTGGGCAACATTGGACAGGAATACCGTCATACGCGTCACAATATTGGTTTTGACGTGGCTGACGCCTTTGTGGCCAAACATAACGGCAGCTTCGATAACGACCGGCTGGCAGAGGTGGCGGAATGTAAGTGGAAAGGCAAAACGTTTATCGTGATCAAGCCCACCACTTATATGAACCTCAGCGGCCGTGCTGTCAAATACTGGATGGACAAGGAAAAGATCGCCCTGGAAAACCTGCTGGTGATCATGGACGAACTGGCGCTTCCGCTGGACGTGCTCCGCTTGCGCCCCGGTGGCAGCGATGCCGGCCACAACGGGCTGAAAAGCATCCAGGAATCGCTGGGCACCAATCAATATCCCCGCCTGCGCTTCGGTATTGGTAACGATTACGCCAAAGGACGACAGGCCGATTTTGTACTGGGTAAATGGAAACCGGCGGAAGTGGCCGTGGTGCAACAGAAAATAAACGCCTGCTGCGACATTATCGAAAGCTTTGCAGGCATTGGACTGGCCCGCACCATGAATGAGTATAACAAGATGACCTTTCCCCTGTAA
- a CDS encoding 50S ribosomal protein L25 yields MKTITIEGQLRSEFGKKATRQIRSEEKVPCVIYGGAETVNFSAPAKAFKNLVYTSAFQIAEIKLGAKTYKCVLKDMQFDVVTDELAHIDFMELVEDKKVSVTLPIKLVGSSVGVKAGGKLVSKLKALKVKALPKDLVESIEVNIENLELNGNIRVEDVKVDGIEITNSPRIPIASVVMTRQLRQEESAAEKESKKK; encoded by the coding sequence ATGAAAACAATAACCATCGAAGGACAACTCAGGAGCGAATTCGGCAAAAAAGCCACCCGCCAGATCCGTTCTGAGGAAAAAGTGCCTTGTGTTATTTACGGGGGTGCAGAAACTGTAAATTTTTCAGCTCCTGCCAAAGCATTCAAAAACCTGGTGTATACTTCTGCTTTCCAGATCGCAGAAATCAAACTGGGCGCTAAAACTTACAAATGCGTACTGAAAGACATGCAGTTCGACGTAGTGACAGATGAACTGGCACACATCGACTTCATGGAACTGGTTGAAGACAAAAAAGTGTCTGTAACCCTGCCGATCAAACTGGTTGGTTCTTCTGTAGGTGTTAAAGCCGGTGGTAAACTGGTAAGCAAACTGAAAGCGCTGAAAGTTAAAGCCCTGCCTAAAGACCTGGTAGAGAGCATCGAAGTAAACATCGAGAACCTCGAACTGAATGGCAACATCCGCGTTGAAGACGTGAAAGTAGACGGTATCGAAATCACCAACTCTCCGCGTATTCCTATCGCTTCTGTGGTAATGACCCGTCAGCTGCGTCAGGAAGAATCTGCTGCTGAAAAAGAATCTAAGAAGAAATAA
- a CDS encoding ribose-phosphate pyrophosphokinase, which produces MQPSVKIFTGNSNPALAEKIAKRYGNGLNSLGKLKIQKFSDGEFQPVFLESIRGDYVFLVQGTNAPSDNLMELLLMIDAAKRASAGYITAVIPYFGFARQDRKDKPRVAIGSKLVANLLTSAGANRVITMDLHAPQIQAFFDIPVDHLDSSAIFIPYIEQLKLENLTFASPDVGSTNRVREVASYFNAEMVICDKHRKRANEIASMVVIGDVKDRDIVLIDDICDTAGTLSKAANLLKEKGARSVRAFCTHPVFSGKAYENIENSVLEEIVVCDTIPIRPESSKIKVVSVADLFAVAIRNMHENKSITSLFVHSHRKQ; this is translated from the coding sequence ATGCAACCTTCAGTAAAAATCTTCACAGGCAACAGTAATCCGGCATTGGCTGAGAAAATTGCCAAAAGATACGGCAACGGACTCAACAGCCTCGGTAAGTTAAAAATTCAGAAGTTCAGTGATGGCGAGTTTCAGCCCGTTTTCCTGGAAAGTATCCGTGGTGACTATGTTTTTCTCGTGCAGGGCACCAACGCCCCGTCAGACAACCTGATGGAGCTGCTGCTGATGATTGACGCGGCCAAACGTGCATCAGCAGGTTACATCACGGCGGTAATCCCCTATTTCGGGTTTGCCCGCCAGGACAGGAAAGACAAGCCAAGGGTAGCAATCGGGTCTAAACTGGTGGCCAACCTGCTTACCTCTGCAGGGGCTAACAGGGTGATTACCATGGATTTGCATGCTCCGCAGATCCAGGCTTTCTTCGATATCCCGGTAGACCACCTGGACAGCTCTGCTATTTTTATTCCTTATATTGAGCAATTAAAGCTGGAAAATCTTACCTTTGCGTCCCCTGACGTGGGTAGCACCAACCGGGTGCGCGAAGTGGCGTCCTACTTCAATGCGGAGATGGTGATTTGCGACAAACACCGCAAAAGAGCCAACGAAATCGCATCCATGGTAGTGATCGGCGACGTGAAAGACAGGGACATAGTGCTCATTGACGATATCTGCGATACTGCCGGCACGCTGTCAAAAGCAGCCAACCTGCTGAAGGAAAAAGGCGCCAGAAGCGTTCGCGCTTTCTGTACCCATCCGGTATTCAGCGGTAAAGCATACGAAAACATCGAGAACTCCGTACTGGAAGAAATAGTAGTTTGCGATACTATTCCCATCCGCCCGGAAAGCTCGAAAATCAAAGTGGTGTCTGTGGCAGACCTGTTTGCGGTAGCTATCCGCAACATGCACGAAAACAAGTCTATCACCAGCCTGTTCGTGCACAGTCATCGCAAACAATAA
- the radC gene encoding RadC family protein, whose translation MFVSPKPQPHVAIRQWADAEKPREKLLQHGAGTLTDTELLAILLHTGHKNKSALDLAREVLQLAHHNLPELGRISVRKLQKLKGMGRAKAVTVLAAMELARRRQASPIHKKTVIRAGADAALFFKPLLADHSFETFYVMFLNHANKVLQYRCVSTGGMTSTVVDTRLIFRDALEAGACKLLLCHNHPSGSLRPSQADIRITLKIKEQGQLFDIDVLDHIIVSETGYCSLVEEGMI comes from the coding sequence ATGTTTGTTAGCCCGAAACCACAACCCCACGTGGCCATCCGTCAATGGGCGGATGCCGAAAAACCGAGAGAAAAACTGCTGCAACACGGCGCCGGCACCCTCACAGACACCGAGCTGCTGGCCATCCTACTGCATACCGGCCATAAAAACAAATCCGCCCTGGACCTGGCCAGGGAAGTATTGCAACTGGCACATCACAACCTGCCCGAACTGGGCCGGATCAGCGTCCGGAAGCTGCAGAAACTCAAAGGCATGGGCCGCGCCAAAGCCGTCACCGTGCTGGCCGCCATGGAACTCGCCCGCCGCCGCCAGGCAAGCCCTATCCATAAAAAAACGGTCATCCGCGCCGGCGCGGACGCCGCCCTGTTCTTTAAACCCCTCCTGGCAGACCACTCCTTCGAAACATTTTATGTCATGTTCCTCAACCATGCCAATAAAGTGCTGCAATACCGCTGTGTCAGCACCGGCGGCATGACCAGCACCGTAGTGGATACCCGCCTTATCTTCCGCGACGCACTCGAAGCCGGCGCCTGCAAACTGCTGCTCTGCCATAATCACCCCTCCGGCAGCCTGCGCCCCAGCCAGGCCGATATCCGCATCACCCTGAAAATAAAGGAACAAGGCCAGCTCTTCGACATTGACGTACTGGACCATATTATCGTGTCTGAAACAGGCTACTGCAGCCTCGTGGAAGAAGGCATGATATAA
- a CDS encoding Gfo/Idh/MocA family protein, whose amino-acid sequence MLKIGIFGVGHLGKIHLSQLSTMKDVEVTGFYDPSDANAASVAEQYNIPRYTTAEELILAVDAIDIVAPTTLHYKLCELAIRNGKHIFVEKPMTNTMEEAKTLVKLVDEANIKFQVGHVERFNPAFLALKGYDLKPMFIEVHRLAEFNPRGTDVSVILDLMIHDIDIVLSIVKSTVSRISASGVAVMSDTPDIANVRIEFHNGCVANLTSSRISLKKMRKMRLFQKDAYIGIDFLDKKSEIIKLKTPEDEGLFTLDIETNSGKKTIAIDNPEVKQSNAIRMELELFRDAILHNKPVAVNAIDGLQALDVAHQILQKINKSLNETAKA is encoded by the coding sequence ATGCTCAAAATAGGAATCTTCGGGGTAGGACATCTCGGTAAAATTCACCTCTCCCAGCTTTCAACCATGAAAGACGTGGAAGTTACAGGCTTCTATGACCCCAGCGACGCCAACGCCGCCAGCGTGGCAGAACAATACAACATTCCCCGGTACACCACAGCCGAAGAACTGATACTGGCCGTAGACGCCATCGACATCGTAGCGCCTACCACCCTCCATTATAAATTATGTGAACTGGCCATCCGTAACGGTAAACACATCTTCGTGGAGAAACCCATGACCAACACCATGGAAGAAGCCAAAACACTGGTAAAACTGGTGGATGAGGCCAATATCAAATTCCAGGTGGGCCATGTGGAACGCTTCAACCCGGCCTTCCTCGCCTTAAAAGGTTATGACCTGAAGCCCATGTTCATCGAAGTACACCGCCTCGCCGAATTCAACCCGCGCGGTACCGACGTCAGCGTGATCCTCGACCTCATGATCCACGATATCGACATCGTGCTCAGCATCGTTAAATCCACCGTCAGCCGCATATCCGCCAGCGGCGTGGCCGTGATGAGCGATACTCCCGATATCGCCAACGTCCGCATCGAATTCCACAACGGCTGCGTGGCCAACCTGACCTCCAGCCGCATCTCCCTGAAAAAGATGCGCAAAATGCGCCTCTTCCAGAAAGATGCCTACATCGGTATCGACTTCCTCGATAAAAAATCAGAAATTATCAAGCTGAAAACACCGGAAGACGAAGGCCTCTTCACCCTCGATATCGAAACCAACAGCGGCAAAAAAACCATCGCTATCGATAACCCGGAAGTAAAACAATCCAACGCCATCCGGATGGAACTGGAACTGTTCCGCGACGCCATCCTGCATAATAAACCCGTGGCCGTAAACGCCATCGATGGCCTGCAGGCACTCGACGTGGCCCATCAGATCCTGCAAAAGATCAATAAAAGCCTGAACGAAACAGCAAAAGCCTAG
- a CDS encoding 2-C-methyl-D-erythritol 4-phosphate cytidylyltransferase produces the protein MGNRKKTAIIVAGGSGSRMQSAIPKQFMDLAGKPVLYHTIAAFTTAYPEMEIVLVLPEQHISYANNLLQAFDNIPAITLVKGGETRFHSVKNGLQQVQGDAVVFVHDGVRPLVSPALVRTCYEATLSHGSAIPVIDMKDSIREVTGEQNRAVDRERFRIIQTPQTFLSELILPAFELPYDPLFTDEATVVERLGHPVHLVQGEESNLKITKPLDLVMAKAFLDLRG, from the coding sequence ATGGGCAATAGAAAAAAAACAGCCATCATTGTTGCAGGCGGCTCCGGTTCCAGGATGCAGAGCGCCATACCCAAACAGTTTATGGACCTTGCGGGTAAACCGGTGCTATACCATACCATTGCCGCTTTCACCACTGCGTATCCGGAGATGGAGATTGTGCTGGTGCTGCCGGAGCAGCATATCAGTTACGCCAACAACCTCCTGCAGGCTTTTGATAATATTCCGGCTATTACGCTGGTGAAGGGCGGGGAAACCCGTTTCCATTCTGTAAAGAACGGGCTGCAGCAGGTACAGGGCGACGCGGTGGTGTTTGTGCATGACGGGGTGCGGCCGCTGGTGTCGCCGGCGTTGGTCCGTACCTGTTATGAAGCTACGTTAAGCCATGGCAGCGCTATTCCGGTGATAGATATGAAAGACAGTATCCGTGAGGTAACAGGAGAGCAGAACAGGGCGGTGGACCGGGAGCGTTTCCGGATTATCCAGACGCCGCAGACCTTTTTGTCGGAGCTGATATTGCCGGCATTTGAATTGCCGTATGATCCGTTGTTTACCGATGAAGCTACCGTGGTGGAGCGCTTGGGCCACCCGGTGCACCTGGTGCAGGGGGAGGAATCCAACCTGAAGATCACGAAGCCGCTGGACCTGGTGATGGCAAAGGCTTTCTTGGATTTACGCGGGTGA
- the queA gene encoding tRNA preQ1(34) S-adenosylmethionine ribosyltransferase-isomerase QueA, whose translation MKLSQFKFDLPLNLIAQHPSKTRDESRLMVVNRTTGKIEHKVFKDILGYFNDKDVMIVNNTKVFPARLYGRKEKTGAKIEVFLLRELNKQNRLWDVIVDPARKIRVGNKLYFGDDESLVAEVIDNTTSRGRTIRFLFEGNDEEFKQVLDTLGETPLPKYIKRKPEEEDKERYQTVYAKYEGAVAAPTAGLHFSRELIKRLEIKGVKFAEVTLHTGLGTFRPIEVEDLSKHKMDAEYFHIEEHAVKVVNKAKEENRRICAIGTTSVRAVESSVTAQNHLKAAEGWTNTFIHPPYDFAIPNALVTNFHLPKTSLLIMVCAFAGYDLIMEAYQQAIKEKYRFFSYGDAMLII comes from the coding sequence ATGAAACTATCACAGTTCAAATTCGATCTCCCTTTAAACCTGATCGCACAGCACCCTTCCAAGACAAGAGATGAATCACGCTTAATGGTGGTAAATCGCACTACCGGAAAAATTGAACACAAGGTATTCAAGGATATCCTGGGTTATTTCAATGACAAGGATGTGATGATTGTCAACAACACCAAAGTGTTTCCGGCAAGGTTGTATGGCCGTAAGGAGAAGACAGGAGCAAAAATTGAGGTTTTCCTGCTGCGTGAGCTGAACAAGCAAAATCGCCTGTGGGACGTAATTGTTGACCCGGCACGTAAAATCCGCGTAGGCAACAAATTGTATTTTGGTGACGATGAGTCACTGGTGGCAGAAGTAATTGATAATACTACTTCCAGAGGCCGTACCATCCGTTTCTTATTTGAGGGTAACGACGAGGAGTTCAAACAGGTGCTGGACACGCTGGGTGAAACGCCGCTGCCTAAGTATATTAAGCGTAAACCGGAAGAAGAAGACAAAGAGCGTTATCAAACCGTGTACGCCAAGTATGAAGGCGCCGTAGCGGCACCTACTGCTGGTCTGCACTTCAGCCGCGAGCTGATCAAACGCCTGGAGATCAAAGGGGTGAAATTTGCAGAAGTAACGCTGCACACCGGTTTGGGCACTTTCCGTCCGATAGAGGTGGAAGATCTGAGCAAACACAAAATGGATGCTGAGTATTTCCACATCGAGGAGCATGCGGTAAAAGTGGTGAACAAAGCGAAGGAAGAAAACCGCAGGATCTGCGCCATTGGTACTACTTCCGTGCGTGCCGTGGAGTCTTCCGTTACTGCGCAGAACCACCTGAAAGCGGCAGAAGGCTGGACCAACACCTTTATCCACCCGCCGTATGATTTCGCTATTCCGAATGCGCTGGTGACTAACTTCCACCTGCCCAAAACCAGCTTGCTGATCATGGTTTGCGCCTTTGCAGGTTATGATCTGATCATGGAAGCTTATCAGCAGGCCATCAAGGAAAAATACCGTTTCTTCAGCTATGGCGACGCTATGTTGATTATCTGA
- a CDS encoding ABC transporter ATP-binding protein, with product MHATRLEIQDMEVTFHAHDTTVRAVNHLNLSVGRGEIIGVVGESGSGKSVTSLSVMRLIQAPGKISHGKILYHHANGQVTDLVQLSETAMRAYRGNEIAMIFQEPMTSLNPLHTCGAQVTEAIRLHKGISLKEAREQAKALFARVKLPDPAVIMDRYPHELSGGQKQRVMIAMAISCEPRLLIADEPTTALDVTVQKAILELLKELQQQMDMSVLFITHDLGVVAELAERVVVMYKGNIVEQGPVQQVFLHPQHPYTKGLLACRPPLDRRLSRLPVTRDFMETDAQGNIQEKAGAVAEVVNRLVISDGELKARQAKLAASPPLLEVHGLQTWFPVKKSITGKVLQWYKAVDDVSFTVVQGETLGLVGESGCGKTTLGRSLLRLIEPTGGSIVYKGQDLRSLSPAGMRALRKDMQLIFQDPYASLNPRKSVGAAILEPMQVHGLYGNERRQREKVLELLEKVNLSPEHFNRYPHEFSGGQRQRVVIARALAVDPSFIICDESVAALDVSVQAQVLNLLIRLREEFGFSCIFISHDLSVVRFISDRMMVMQKGRMVETGPADEVYGHPQHPYTRQLIAAIPKGL from the coding sequence ATGCATGCTACACGCCTGGAGATACAAGACATGGAAGTGACCTTCCATGCACATGATACCACTGTCAGGGCTGTCAACCACCTGAACCTGTCTGTCGGCAGGGGAGAGATCATCGGAGTGGTGGGAGAATCCGGTTCCGGTAAATCGGTGACCTCCCTCTCCGTGATGCGCCTGATCCAGGCGCCCGGAAAGATTTCCCACGGAAAAATCCTCTACCACCATGCCAACGGCCAGGTGACAGACCTGGTGCAGCTCTCCGAAACGGCCATGAGGGCTTACCGTGGCAATGAAATTGCCATGATCTTCCAGGAGCCTATGACCTCCCTCAATCCATTACATACCTGTGGCGCCCAGGTCACAGAAGCTATCCGCCTGCATAAAGGCATTTCGCTGAAAGAAGCCCGTGAACAGGCGAAAGCATTGTTTGCCCGGGTAAAGCTGCCCGATCCCGCTGTTATTATGGACCGTTACCCGCATGAACTGTCAGGCGGACAAAAACAACGCGTCATGATAGCCATGGCCATTTCCTGTGAACCCCGCCTGCTGATTGCCGACGAGCCCACTACCGCCTTGGATGTGACTGTACAGAAAGCTATACTGGAGCTGCTGAAAGAACTGCAGCAGCAGATGGATATGAGCGTACTGTTCATTACGCACGACCTGGGCGTGGTGGCGGAACTGGCAGAACGGGTGGTGGTGATGTACAAAGGGAATATCGTGGAGCAGGGACCGGTACAACAGGTGTTTCTGCATCCGCAGCATCCTTATACAAAAGGACTGCTGGCCTGCCGGCCGCCGTTGGACAGGCGCCTGTCGAGATTGCCGGTTACCCGGGACTTTATGGAGACCGACGCGCAGGGAAATATACAGGAGAAGGCGGGCGCAGTAGCGGAGGTGGTCAACCGGCTGGTGATCAGTGACGGTGAATTAAAGGCCCGGCAGGCGAAGCTGGCTGCCAGTCCGCCGTTGCTGGAAGTACACGGGCTGCAGACCTGGTTTCCCGTAAAGAAAAGCATTACCGGCAAAGTGCTGCAATGGTACAAAGCGGTAGACGATGTGAGTTTTACCGTTGTGCAGGGAGAAACGCTGGGGCTGGTGGGTGAGTCCGGCTGTGGCAAGACAACATTGGGAAGATCTCTTTTAAGGTTGATAGAACCAACCGGGGGGAGTATTGTTTATAAAGGGCAGGACCTGCGTAGCCTGTCACCCGCCGGTATGCGGGCGCTGCGGAAAGATATGCAGCTTATTTTCCAGGACCCTTATGCCTCCCTGAACCCCCGTAAGTCTGTCGGCGCGGCCATTCTGGAGCCCATGCAGGTGCACGGCCTGTACGGCAACGAGCGGAGGCAGCGGGAGAAAGTGCTGGAATTGCTGGAGAAGGTAAACCTGTCGCCGGAGCATTTCAACCGTTACCCGCATGAGTTTTCCGGCGGACAACGGCAGCGGGTGGTGATTGCCCGGGCGCTGGCGGTAGATCCTTCCTTTATCATCTGTGACGAGTCAGTGGCGGCGCTGGATGTCAGCGTACAGGCGCAGGTACTGAACCTGCTGATCCGGTTGCGGGAGGAGTTTGGCTTCAGCTGTATTTTTATCTCGCATGACCTGTCGGTGGTGCGTTTTATCAGCGACCGGATGATGGTGATGCAGAAGGGCAGGATGGTGGAGACAGGACCGGCCGACGAGGTGTATGGTCATCCGCAGCATCCTTACACCCGGCAGTTAATTGCTGCCATACCGAAAGGATTGTAA